The Candidatus Nitrospira nitrosa genomic sequence AGACCAGCAAGTTGTTTACGGCATGGGCCACCATGCCGGGGATGAGGCTCCCCGTTCGATCATAGATCCAAGCCCAGAGGAACCCACTCCAGAGGACGCTGATAAATCCCAACAAACTGTAGCCATGAGCCAGTGCAAAGATGGTCGCGCTGAGTAATGCGGCGGGAAGAAACGTGAATCGCCGGCGGAACATCGCAAAGAGAAGCCCCCGAAACACAATCTCTTCAAAAATCGGCGCGAGAATCACATACTCAAGCAAACTGGTGGCGAGCATGGGCGGAGTCGCCCACACCAAGTCCTGATCGAACCATTCAGTCCAATGATTTTCAAGCTTCAGATACTCTGCGGCTTGTCCCAGGCCCCATTCACCCCAAAGTGCAGCTGCAACCACGGCAAAGATGATGCAAACCAGTCGCCCACGGTCGCCACGATCGAGCCGAAGGCCAAATCCCTGCCAGAAATCGAGACCAGCCGGCTTGAGCAAACGCACATAGGCGATCAGCAGCAGCGGAAGATTCGCGAGAGGAATAGCCAGTGCACGCAATGATCCCTGGTTCAGTGCGGGTGTAGACAGGAACGCGATGGTCATCAGCGCGCCCAAGGCGCCTCCCCGGAGAATCACTGCAGCAGCCGTCCCTCCAGACCACGGCGGAGGCACCCCCGGTGAATGGAGCTGGAGTACATTCAGCCGCCGGTCTTGCAATCGAATGATTCCCAACAGGATCACCGACCCAATGGCAAGACAGGTCAACTCACTGATCATCAATGGACGAACCCATCGCTGAACCTGCTCTTGCTTCATCTGACTCTGTGTCTCGACGGTCGTCAGGAGCGCATGATCACCCGCCCGTCGTGCCAGCCTCGCAGCCAGATGGTCGTAGAACCATCCGCTCGGCAACGTCTCTGCCAGTATGGTCTGTAGATTTGTCTCCTGGGCCAGTGAAAGTGGGACCGTATCGTACGCTGCGACAATCAGCGATCGAAAAGACTCGGCGGATGTTCCACGATCATGCCATCCCTGGGCTTCGGCAAGCGCCTCGGATTCACGACTGGATTCACCAAGGAGAATCGCCAACCGAAGCTTTGCCGATGGATCATCAGTCGTCGCGATCAGTTCCTGATACCACCTGACGGCCTGACGAGAGGCTTGCTCCTGATTGTCCATCGTCCATTCCGCCAACCATTGCATCCATTTCGGGGCACGGTGCAGGCCATCTTGGGCTTCCATCATCCGACTGACCATGAGGTCAAGCGCGCGCCCTGGATCCTCGAATCGTTGAAGTTTCGGAACGGTCAGGGACAGCCAGAGGATCCCTGCAAGGGAGGCCAACAGGACTCCAGCACAGATCGCGCTTACGAAACGCGACCATCGACTGTTATATGGGAGCGGAGAGGCCGCTGAGACCGCTGACTGACCGGCTTCTGGAATCCCTCGTAGCTGTCCAATTGAGAGTGTCTGTTCATTCATGGTGGCCGACTATAGCACGCCCCCTCAACCGCCCGAATCCCCTCTAATTGGCTAAGAGCCGCGTGTGGGAGAATTTCTCGCATAGCTATGTCTTCTCGGGTTGGCTATACTAACCACGCGACAATTCAGGAGGCTTTGACCATGCAGGGCTTTCTTGCCCCACAAAGACTGTTGTTAGGGCCTGGTCCCAGTGCAGTACACCCTCGGGTGTTGCGTGCGATGTCGACTCCGCTGATCGGACATCTCGACCCGATGTTCTTAGGCATCATGAATGACATTCAGACACTCCTCCGTCGAGTGTTTGCAACGAGCAACCCCTTCACCATCGCCGTCTCGGGAACCGGATCGGCTGGGATGGAAGCTGCGATCGTCAATATCGTTGAACCAGGGGACCGTGTCATTGTGGGGATCAATGGGGTCTTCGGCACCCGACTGGCCACCATCATTGAGCGTTGCGGGGGAAATGCCATTCGCATGGAAGTGCCGTGGGGTCAGGTGATTGAACCGGACTCGCTTGCGGCGGTACTCCAACAATCCGGCCCAGTGAAGGCGGTGGTGCTCGTCCATGCTGAAACCTCGACGGGGGCCTGTCAGCCGATCGAACCGATGGGGACATTGTGCCGTCAGTCCAATACACTGCTGATCGTCGACGCCGTCACCTCCCTTGGGGGAATGCCGGTCGAAGTCGATCGATGGGGGATCGACGTCTGCTACAGTGCCACACAGAAATGTCTCAGTTGTCCGCCGGGTCTGGCTCCGTTGACACTGAGTCCTCGCGCCCTCTCGGCGCTAAAGGCTCGGCGTTCCCCCTGTCAGAGTTGGTATTTTGATCTATCCCTCATCGCCGATTACTGGGCAGAGCAGAGTCGCGCCTATCACCATACGGCACCAATTTCGATGATCTATGCACTCCGGGAAGCGCTACGCCTTATTGAGGAGGAGGGACTTCCAGCGAGATTTGCCCGCCACGAGTTG encodes the following:
- a CDS encoding pyridoxal-phosphate-dependent aminotransferase family protein, encoding MQGFLAPQRLLLGPGPSAVHPRVLRAMSTPLIGHLDPMFLGIMNDIQTLLRRVFATSNPFTIAVSGTGSAGMEAAIVNIVEPGDRVIVGINGVFGTRLATIIERCGGNAIRMEVPWGQVIEPDSLAAVLQQSGPVKAVVLVHAETSTGACQPIEPMGTLCRQSNTLLIVDAVTSLGGMPVEVDRWGIDVCYSATQKCLSCPPGLAPLTLSPRALSALKARRSPCQSWYFDLSLIADYWAEQSRAYHHTAPISMIYALREALRLIEEEGLPARFARHELNGRALIAGLVALGLSPLPPPDRRLSTLVCVTLPAHIDEAAVRAELLRRFGIEIGGGLGPLKGKVWRIGLMGESSSEANVLTLLNALEEIGIRSGWVSTPGAGLQAATHTYSVGR
- a CDS encoding CPBP family intramembrane glutamic endopeptidase, producing the protein MNEQTLSIGQLRGIPEAGQSAVSAASPLPYNSRWSRFVSAICAGVLLASLAGILWLSLTVPKLQRFEDPGRALDLMVSRMMEAQDGLHRAPKWMQWLAEWTMDNQEQASRQAVRWYQELIATTDDPSAKLRLAILLGESSRESEALAEAQGWHDRGTSAESFRSLIVAAYDTVPLSLAQETNLQTILAETLPSGWFYDHLAARLARRAGDHALLTTVETQSQMKQEQVQRWVRPLMISELTCLAIGSVILLGIIRLQDRRLNVLQLHSPGVPPPWSGGTAAAVILRGGALGALMTIAFLSTPALNQGSLRALAIPLANLPLLLIAYVRLLKPAGLDFWQGFGLRLDRGDRGRLVCIIFAVVAAALWGEWGLGQAAEYLKLENHWTEWFDQDLVWATPPMLATSLLEYVILAPIFEEIVFRGLLFAMFRRRFTFLPAALLSATIFALAHGYSLLGFISVLWSGFLWAWIYDRTGSLIPGMVAHAVNNLLVCLTVMALLR